Proteins encoded together in one Kutzneria kofuensis window:
- a CDS encoding TetR/AcrR family transcriptional regulator, with protein sequence MSTPENAQPGRRLTPRGAATRARIVAAAAELMYVKGVNATTLDDVRAASSTSKSQLYNHFPDKEELVRAVVAARAAQVLERERGYLQRLKSFRGLVRWRDALVQRNALQNGAYGCALGSMASELADQDDQARATLAESFMEWEGLLAAGLQRMRESGTLRPDADPEKLATGLMAALQGGYLLAETAHDVKPMEIALDMALDHVKSFLTA encoded by the coding sequence GTGAGCACGCCGGAGAACGCACAGCCGGGGCGGAGGCTGACGCCACGTGGCGCCGCCACCCGCGCGCGCATCGTGGCGGCCGCTGCCGAGCTGATGTACGTGAAGGGCGTGAACGCGACCACACTGGACGACGTCCGGGCCGCGAGCAGTACCAGCAAGTCCCAGCTCTACAACCACTTCCCGGACAAGGAGGAACTGGTCCGCGCCGTCGTCGCGGCGCGTGCCGCGCAGGTCCTCGAGCGCGAACGCGGCTACCTTCAGCGCTTGAAGTCGTTCCGCGGTCTGGTCCGCTGGCGCGACGCGCTGGTGCAGCGAAACGCGTTGCAGAACGGCGCCTACGGCTGTGCGCTGGGCTCGATGGCCAGCGAACTGGCCGACCAGGACGACCAGGCCCGCGCCACGCTCGCCGAGTCGTTCATGGAATGGGAAGGGCTGCTCGCCGCCGGCCTGCAGCGGATGCGCGAGAGCGGGACGCTCAGGCCGGACGCCGATCCGGAGAAGCTCGCCACGGGTCTGATGGCGGCCTTGCAGGGCGGATACCTCCTCGCTGAGACCGCGCATGACGTCAAGCCCATGGAAATCGCCCTCGACATGGCGCTTGACCACGTGAAGTCGTTCCTCACGGCGTGA
- a CDS encoding DoxX family membrane protein has product MKAVARRERVWPVATVLTRLALAAGFLSAVADRFGWWGPPHTASVGWGDFAAYTAYTHTLSPYVPDGLQDAAAWAATTAESVLGLTLLAGILVRWSAWAAAALLLGFALSMGLFLDWEAPLSNSVFAAAAAALLLALAPVDTFALSVDRIFTYR; this is encoded by the coding sequence TTGAAGGCTGTCGCCCGGCGGGAGCGCGTGTGGCCGGTCGCGACCGTGCTCACGCGCCTGGCGTTGGCCGCTGGGTTCCTCTCGGCCGTTGCCGATCGGTTCGGCTGGTGGGGCCCGCCGCACACCGCGTCGGTCGGGTGGGGCGATTTCGCCGCCTACACCGCCTATACGCACACCCTCTCGCCGTACGTGCCCGACGGGCTCCAAGACGCCGCCGCGTGGGCCGCGACCACTGCGGAATCGGTGCTGGGCCTGACGTTGCTGGCCGGCATCCTCGTGCGCTGGTCCGCATGGGCCGCCGCGGCGCTGCTGCTCGGGTTCGCGCTGTCGATGGGCCTGTTCCTGGACTGGGAAGCACCGCTGAGCAACTCCGTCTTCGCCGCCGCGGCCGCCGCCCTGCTGCTGGCCCTCGCGCCCGTGGACACGTTCGCCCTCAGCGTCGACCGCATTTTCACATACCGCTAG
- a CDS encoding TetR family transcriptional regulator C-terminal domain-containing protein: protein MDLVDRYGQDGGGRADERPTGETVKTRLGRLLAIQEQLLTNLHSLRDLVQWLDEVVRLERGRDDEICPLADLAELLADGDEAGRSAVRACFAAWESLLAVGITGVRDNGELAADVDPERLATGLMAALQGGLLLARTTRDVRRLEVALDIALGYVRTHAVTP from the coding sequence GTGGACCTCGTGGACCGTTATGGCCAGGACGGCGGCGGCCGTGCCGACGAGCGTCCGACAGGGGAGACCGTCAAAACCAGGCTCGGTAGGCTGCTCGCGATTCAGGAACAGTTGCTGACCAACCTGCACTCGCTGCGGGACCTCGTCCAATGGCTGGACGAGGTGGTCCGCCTGGAGCGGGGGCGCGACGACGAGATCTGCCCGCTGGCCGACCTGGCCGAGCTGCTCGCCGATGGCGACGAAGCTGGACGGTCGGCGGTTCGCGCGTGCTTCGCGGCATGGGAGTCGCTGCTGGCGGTCGGAATCACCGGGGTTCGGGACAACGGCGAACTCGCCGCGGATGTCGATCCGGAAAGGCTTGCGACCGGCCTGATGGCCGCGCTACAGGGTGGTCTGCTGCTTGCCCGCACCACCCGCGACGTGCGGCGGTTGGAGGTGGCCCTCGACATCGCGCTCGGCTACGTCCGGACCCACGCCGTCACGCCGTGA
- a CDS encoding cupin domain-containing protein, producing MVPSQIVGRLLAIAALAGATACGSANESTPAAASATSTATSSPPQVSVLLQQALPNAEGKTFTSQIVDFPPGAAAPPHRHGQAFVYAYVLQGAVRSQVDDQSATTYHQGENWFEQPGAHHVVAANPSTTERAKLLVVYVSDTGDPLQANDPHS from the coding sequence ATGGTTCCATCGCAGATCGTCGGCCGTCTTCTGGCCATTGCCGCGCTGGCCGGCGCAACAGCCTGCGGCTCTGCCAACGAGAGCACGCCCGCGGCAGCCTCGGCGACGAGCACGGCCACCTCGTCGCCGCCCCAGGTGAGTGTCCTGCTCCAGCAGGCCCTTCCCAACGCTGAGGGCAAGACGTTCACGTCGCAGATCGTGGACTTCCCGCCAGGTGCGGCTGCGCCGCCGCACCGGCACGGTCAGGCTTTCGTGTACGCCTACGTACTGCAAGGTGCTGTGCGAAGCCAGGTCGACGACCAGTCCGCGACCACGTACCACCAAGGCGAGAACTGGTTCGAACAGCCAGGTGCCCACCACGTCGTCGCCGCGAATCCCAGCACGACAGAACGGGCCAAGCTGCTGGTCGTCTACGTCTCCGACACCGGAGACCCGCTCCAGGCCAACGATCCGCACTCGTGA
- the pdxR gene encoding MocR-like pyridoxine biosynthesis transcription factor PdxR, which translates to MTEQAASGTRTSGLDLHLGHIGRNVRAGLMDAFREAIRSGRLAPGTRLPSSRVLAADLGLGRNTVVRVYSELINEGWLTGVHGSGTEVAQRSAEPAGERERPRPPAARPQLVHNLRPGQPDLSSFPRDEWIRAVKRTVSTAPFEAFGYTDPHGRSELRDAVARYLARARGLRARADNVVACSGAAEGLRLVAAALAKAGVTTVAVEEFGLQTQRETLVKAGLDTVPIPVDADGADLSTLDQAPYPGAVLLTPSHQFPLGVALHSDRRAAVVDWARRRGTLIIEDDYDGEFRYDRSPVGALQGLDHDHVVYLGTASKSLAPGLRLGWLVLPDHLVGSIVAQKGETEETVGFVNQLAMTEFIESGAYDRHIRAMRSQYRRRRQQLVETIGRHAPTARVTGMSAGLHIVLEQLGRTGADIVRRAAREQVTVEPLDFFRHPGSTSDRDGVVIGFAAPSPSAWSGVLDALVRALR; encoded by the coding sequence ATGACCGAGCAAGCGGCCAGCGGTACCCGGACATCCGGCCTCGACCTGCATCTGGGCCATATCGGCCGCAATGTGCGCGCGGGGCTCATGGATGCCTTCCGGGAGGCGATCCGCAGCGGGCGGTTGGCGCCGGGGACGCGGCTGCCCTCGAGCCGGGTGCTGGCCGCCGACCTCGGGCTCGGCCGGAACACCGTGGTTCGCGTCTACTCGGAGCTGATCAACGAAGGATGGCTCACCGGGGTGCACGGCTCTGGCACCGAAGTGGCGCAGCGTTCGGCGGAGCCGGCGGGCGAACGGGAACGGCCGCGCCCGCCCGCGGCACGCCCGCAGTTGGTGCACAACCTCCGGCCGGGGCAGCCGGATCTGTCGTCGTTCCCGCGGGACGAGTGGATTCGGGCGGTGAAGCGGACGGTGAGCACGGCGCCGTTCGAAGCGTTCGGGTACACCGATCCACACGGCCGCAGTGAACTGCGTGATGCCGTCGCCCGGTATCTGGCCCGTGCCCGGGGCCTGCGTGCGCGAGCGGACAACGTCGTGGCGTGCAGCGGGGCCGCGGAAGGCCTGCGGCTCGTCGCCGCCGCGCTGGCGAAGGCCGGAGTCACGACGGTGGCGGTCGAAGAGTTCGGCCTGCAGACCCAGCGCGAGACCTTGGTGAAGGCCGGGCTCGACACCGTCCCGATCCCGGTGGACGCGGACGGAGCCGACCTGTCGACGCTCGATCAGGCGCCGTACCCGGGAGCGGTGCTGCTCACGCCGTCACACCAGTTCCCCCTGGGCGTGGCATTGCACTCCGACCGGCGGGCGGCGGTCGTGGACTGGGCGCGGCGGCGGGGCACGCTGATCATCGAGGACGACTACGACGGCGAGTTTCGCTACGACCGGTCGCCCGTGGGCGCGTTGCAGGGGCTGGACCACGACCACGTGGTCTACCTGGGCACCGCGAGCAAGTCCCTGGCACCGGGGCTGCGCCTCGGCTGGCTCGTGCTGCCGGACCACCTGGTCGGCTCGATCGTCGCGCAGAAGGGGGAAACCGAGGAGACGGTCGGCTTCGTCAACCAGTTGGCGATGACCGAATTCATCGAGTCGGGGGCGTACGACCGGCACATCCGCGCGATGCGCTCGCAGTACCGCCGCCGACGCCAGCAGCTGGTCGAGACGATCGGCCGACACGCGCCCACCGCGCGGGTGACCGGGATGTCCGCCGGACTGCACATCGTTCTCGAACAGCTCGGTCGAACCGGCGCCGACATCGTGCGCCGTGCGGCCCGCGAACAGGTGACGGTCGAGCCCCTCGACTTCTTCCGGCACCCCGGCTCCACATCGGACCGGGACGGTGTGGTGATCGGGTTCGCCGCGCCGTCCCCCAGCGCCTGGTCGGGCGTGCTGGACGCGCTGGTTCGTGCCCTTCGGTGA
- a CDS encoding NADP-dependent oxidoreductase codes for MKAIVVTDQAAGTAGMTLAERPQPAAAGNDVLVEVHASGFTTGELEWNTTWTDRLDRDRTPSIPGHELAGVVSALGYGTTGLSVGQRVFGLTDWTRDGTLAEYVAVEARNLAPLPGDVDFTVGASLPISGLTAWQGLFVHGRVQVGQSVLVHGAAGGVGSVVTQLAREAGAHVIGTGRAADRQTALDFGAHEFVDLQDDSLEDVGGVDLVFDIFGGEVQKRSAGLIRAGGTLVTIAGPPEARPADGLAIDFVVEADRAQLGEIAQRVRDGRLRTLIGNVATLDDAVAAFNPTERVKGKTIIRVRP; via the coding sequence ATGAAGGCGATCGTGGTGACGGACCAGGCCGCGGGAACGGCCGGGATGACGCTGGCGGAACGTCCCCAGCCCGCGGCGGCGGGGAACGATGTGCTGGTCGAGGTTCACGCGTCCGGGTTCACGACGGGGGAGCTGGAGTGGAACACGACCTGGACCGACCGTCTCGACCGTGATCGGACGCCGTCTATTCCCGGTCACGAGCTGGCCGGGGTGGTCAGCGCTCTCGGCTATGGCACCACCGGTCTGTCGGTAGGTCAGCGGGTGTTCGGACTCACGGACTGGACCCGCGACGGCACCCTGGCCGAGTACGTAGCCGTCGAGGCGCGCAACCTCGCGCCGCTGCCGGGCGATGTCGACTTCACGGTAGGCGCCAGCCTTCCGATCTCGGGCCTGACCGCGTGGCAGGGATTGTTCGTGCACGGCCGCGTCCAGGTGGGGCAGAGCGTCCTCGTGCACGGCGCGGCCGGTGGAGTCGGTTCAGTGGTGACGCAGCTCGCCCGTGAGGCCGGCGCTCACGTCATTGGCACCGGACGTGCCGCCGACCGGCAGACCGCGCTCGACTTCGGCGCGCACGAGTTCGTCGACCTGCAGGACGACTCGTTGGAAGACGTCGGTGGCGTCGATCTGGTGTTCGACATTTTCGGCGGAGAAGTCCAGAAGCGGTCCGCGGGCCTGATCCGAGCCGGGGGAACACTGGTGACCATCGCCGGCCCGCCCGAGGCGCGGCCCGCCGACGGCTTGGCGATCGACTTCGTCGTCGAGGCCGACCGTGCCCAACTGGGTGAGATCGCCCAGCGGGTGCGGGACGGACGACTGCGGACACTCATCGGAAACGTCGCGACCCTGGACGATGCCGTCGCCGCCTTCAACCCGACCGAGCGGGTCAAGGGGAAGACGATCATCCGCGTTCGTCCGTGA